The following is a genomic window from Mycolicibacterium sp. TY81.
CATGATCCCGCCGGTGCGTGCAGGAAAGTCCCTGCGGGATAGTCGTTTACGCCGTCGTTGAACACGCCGGAGACGACGTACACTTCCTCTGGCCCTGGACTGTGATGGTCTTCGTCACCCCATACCGCGCCGGGGGCGATGGTCGTCACCGCCGCCTTGGCGCCATCTTCGCCCCGCCACAGCAGCCGGGCTGTGATGCCCGGGAAGATTTCGACCGGGTCGACGTCTGCCACTGACTTCCAGGCATACCCGGGGGCGTTGGGGCCGAACCAGGCTGCATCTCCTGCGACTGAGTCCACGGAATGCAAAACCAGGGCTCCCGTTGCGCTATTCCGACGACCCCACATTCCTGCTCGACGCCCCGATCCACCTGGACATGAAGAAGGCCCCCGGAGAGTTCTCCGGGGGCCTTCTCGCTAGTAGCGGGGACAGGATTCGAACCTGCGACCTCTGGGTTATGAGCCCAGCGAGCTACCGAGCTGCTCCACCCCGCGTCGGTGAATACAACGTTACCCAACGCTGCCGAATGAACCAAATCGTATGGTCAGACAGGGTTTTTGGGACCACCTGGTGAACCTGCGCCAGATGCAGAACTGCCCAACTCCCGAAGGAGTTGGGCAGTTTCTGACTCATGCGGACTACTTGGCGTCGCGGTACCTCGCCATGGCGTCGTCGAGCTTCTGCAGCGCGGCGCCGTACTGGGCGAAATTGCCGCTCTGCTGGGCCGCACGCATGCCGTCGAGGGCCGCGTTGACGTCTTGCAGGGCAGCCGCTTTCGCGGGCGACAGCGTCAGCGGCACGCCAGGTGACTGCACCGCGACCGGCGGGGGCTGCGGTCCCGCGGCAGGCGGCTGGACGGCCCCCGGAACGGCCGCCGGAGGCGGCGTGCCGGCCGGCACATCGGTCGGAGCCGGACCGGTCGCGGTGGCACCGGCGCCGGGCCCGAAGATGCCGTTGAGGGCGTCACGGACCGTCGGGCCGTAGCCGACCTTGTCGTTGTACATCATCGCCACGCGGATCAGTCGCGGGTACGACGAGGCCGCGTCACTGGCGCCCGGCGAGGCGTAAACCGGTGCGACATAGAGCAACCCGCCCTGCCCGACCGGCAGCGTCAAGAGATTGCCCCACCGGATCCGGTTCTGGTTGTCCCGGCCGATGACGCCGAGATCCTGGCTGACCGCGGTGTCGGTGCTGATCGCGTTGAACGCCAGCTTGGGACCGTTGACCTGACCCGGGATGGTCAGCACGGTGATCTTGCCGTACGTTGCCGGATCGGAGCTGGCGCTGATGTACGCCGCCAGGAAGTCCCGCCGAAACCGGTTCATCGCCGTGGTCAGCTGGAACGACGACGAATCACCACCCGTGGCAAGGTCTTTCGCGACGATGTAGTACGGCGGCTGGAAGCTGCTGGCCGTCGGGTTGGGATCGAGCGGCACGTCCCAGAAGTCCGATGTCGAGAAGAACGTCACCGGATCGTTGACGTGGTACTTGGCCAGCAGCATGCGCTGGACCTTGAACAGGTCCTCCGGGTAGCGCAGGTGCTCGGCGAGTTCCTTGCTGATGGCCGACTTCGGCTTCACGGTGTCCGGGAACACCTTCATCCACGCCTGCAGCACCGGGTCGTGCTCGTCCTGCTCGTACAGCGTGACGGTGCCGTCGTAGGCGTCGACGGTGGCCTTCACCGAGTTGCGGATGTACGAGACCTGCTTGTCCGGCAACATCCGGTTGACCGCAACCTCATTCGAGTCGGCGGTCGCACTCGACAGCGACGTCAGCTCCGAGTACGGGTAGTTGTCCAGGGTGGTGTAGCCGTCGACGATCCACACCATGCGCTTGTTGACGATCGCCGGGTAGACCGTCGAGTCGGTGGTCAGCCACGGCGCCACTGCCTCGACCCGGTGGGCCGGGTCACGGTTGAACAGAATCTTGCTGTTCGGCCCGATGACGCTGGAGAACAAGAAGTTCCGCTCGGCGAACTTGGCGGCGAAGACCGACCGGGCCAGCCAGTTGCCGATGTCCACACCACCGGTACCGCCGTAGGTGTAGTTCTTCGTCTCGGTGTTGGTCTCGTAGTCGTACTCGCGGTCGGCGCCGTTCTTGCCGACGATGGCGTAATCCGATGGCGCGCTGGCGATCACCGGACCGAAGTAGATGCGCGGCTGATCCAGCGGTGCCGGACCGGGCGACACGGCCGCGCCATTGGCGCCGACCACGCTGGCCAGGAACTCCGGGTAGCCGCCGTTCTGGTTGGGGTCATTGGCGATACCGCGCACGGTGTTGGCGGGCGAGGCGATGAAGCCGTTGCCGTGGGTGTAGACCGAGTGCTTGTTGATCCAGTCGCGCTGGTTGTCGATCAGCCGGTCCGGGTTCAATTCCCGTGCCGCGACGACGAAGTCGCGCAGCTTGCCGTCCGGCCCGTTGTAACGGTCGATGGACAGCTGGTCCGGGAAGCTGTAGAAGTTCTTGCCCTGCTGGAACTGCGTGAAGGCCGGCCCGACGATGGTCGGGTCGAGCAGGCGGATGTTCGACGTCGTCGCCCGGTCGGCCGCCACCTGCTCGGCGGTGGCGGGCGCGTTGCCGCTGTAGTCACGGTAGGTCACCGAATCGCCGGTCAACCCGTACGCGTCGCGCGTCGCCGTGATACTGCGACTGATGTAGTCGCGTTCCTTCTGCGCCGCATTGGGTTTGACGCTGAACTGCTCGACCAACATGGGCCAGCCGGCCCCGACGATCACCGAGCTCAGCAGCAGCAGGACCAAGCCGATCGCCGGAATCCGCAAGTCCCGCAGCACCAGCGCCGAGAACACGGCCACCGCGCAGATCACCGCGATCGCCAGCAGGATCAGCTTCGCCGGCAGCACCGCGTTGATGTCCGTGTAGCCGGCGCCGGTGAACGGCTTACCGGCCCGGGTGTGGCTGAGCAGCTCGTACCGGTCGAACCAGTAGGCAACGGCCTTGAGCAGCACCAGGATTCCCACCAGCGACACCAGCTGCATGCGCGCCGCGCGGCTGAGCGCGCCCTGGCGGCCCGACAAGCGGATGCCGCCGAACACGTAGTGGCCCAACAGGTTCCCGACCAGCATTAGGAAGACGCCGACGAACAGGTAGCCGAGCACCAGCCGGTAGAAGGGCAGGTCGAACGCGTAGAAGCCCAGATCCTTGCCGAATTCGGGATCGGTGATGCCGAACGAGCCGCCGTGCAGGAACAGCTGCACCCGCACCCAGTAGGTCTGCGCCACGAAGCCGCCCAGCAGCCCGATGAACGCCGGGACACCGATGGCGAACAACCGCAGTCGCGACAGGACGGTGGCGCGGTAGCGGGCCACCGGGTCATTGGGTCCGGACGCCGGCACGAACACCGGCCGGGACCGGTACGCCAGTGCCATTCCACCGAACGCCACGGCGCCGATGAAGACGCCGGCCACCAGGAAGACCACCAGACGCGTCACCAGGACGGTGCTGAACACCGAACGGAAGCCGACCTCACCGAACCACAGCCAGTCCACGTAGGCGTCGACCAGTCGCGGGCCGACCATCAACAAACCGACGATCAGCAGCGCGATCCCGACCAGGATTCGGCTTCGTCGCGTCAGCTTCGGCATCCTCGCCGCAGGCCGCATCCCCACTCGTCAGCTCCAGTCTGTTGAAAAGTCTGTATGAAATCTGAAAAGGCCAGCTTGACCTACGACTCTACGCAACCAGGGGTGATCGCGAGTTCAGCAGCGGGGAGGTTCGCCACCAGCGGACACCGCGTGCAGCGCGTCGACGGCACCACTGAGGTTCTCGACCTTGATCAGCCCGAGTCCGTCCAGGCGGGCCGAGACCGCTTCGGCGCAGTTCTCGGCGGGCACCATGAACACCGTCGCGCCGGCCTCGCGGGCCGCCAGCATCTTGTGCGTGATGCCGCCGATCGGGCCCACCTTGCCGTCGTCGCCGATGGTGCCGGTACCCGCAACGAACTTGCCGCCGTTCAGGTTTCCGTCGGTCAGCTTGTCGACGACGGCGAGGCTGAACATCAGACCGGCCGACGGGCCACCGATGTTGGCGAGGTTGAAGTCGATGACGAACGGCGCCCACGGCGCGTTGAGCACCGTCGTACCGAGGTAGCCGTAGTCACGGTCCTTGTTGGTGCCCAACGTGATGGTCGTGACGCCGATCCCGGCGTTCTTGCGCCGGTAGTCGAGCACGACGTGGTCACCGGGCTTGGTTTTCTTCAGCAGTCCGGTGAACTCTTCGACGGTGGCCACCGGAATGCCGTTGACCGCATCGATGGCATCGCCGGGGCGCAACTGACCGGCCGAGGGCCCCGGATCGGCGACGGCCTGGACCGTCACCGCCTTCGGGTACTTCAGGTAACTCAACGCCGCGTACTCGGCGTCTTCCTCGGAGTTCTTGAAGTCGGCGTTGTTGGCCTTGTCGACCTGCTCCTTGGACTTGTCCGGCGGATACACCAGGTCGCGCGGCACCAGCTGCTCGCGGCCCGACATCCACAGCGCCAGCGCCTGGCCCAGCGTCAGCCCGTCGCTCTGCGACACCGTGGTCATGTTCAGGTGTCCGGAGGTCGGGTGCACCTTGACGTCGCCCTTGATGTCGACGACCTTTTTGCCGTCGACCTCGCCGAGCGTGTCGAACGTCGGGCCGGGACCCAGCGAGACGAAGGGCACGGTCACCACCGACACCAGTACGACGAACACGATGATCGGCACCAGAGCGACCACGAGCGTAGAAATCCGCCTGTTCACGCCGCCAACAGTAAAGCTCGTGGCTCGGTTCGCTGACAGCATGACCCGCGAAGCCACCCGCCGGCGATGCGGGCAGTACCGTTGACGGTATGGCTGACCTGCCTTTCGGCTTCTCCAGCGGCGAAGACCCCGACCGCGACAAGTCCAAGAAAGAACCTGGACCAGGCTCTTCCGGTGGCTCCTCGGACCCGTTCGGGTTCGGCAACGCGTTCGGCGGTCCCGGCGGCGCCGGCATGCCCGACCTCGGGCAGATCTTCACGCAGCTCGGCGCGATGTTCAGTGGCGCGGGCGCGTCGATGAACAATCCCCAGTCCGGCCCGGTCAACTACGACCTGGCCCGCAAGCTGGCGTCGAACTCGATCGGCTTCGTCAAGCCGGTGCCCGAGCAGACCGCGACGGCCATCTCCGACGCCGTGCACCTGGCGGAGACCTGGCTCGATGGCGTCACCGCCCTGCCGGCCGGCACCACCCGCGCCGTGGCGTGGACGCCGAGCGACTGGCTCGACAACACCCTCAACACCTGGAAGCGGCTGTGCGACCCGGTCGCCGAGCAGCTGTCGACGGTGTGGGTGTCGGCGTTGCCCGAAGAGGCCAAGGCGATGGCCGGACCGCTGCTGGCGATGATGTCGCAGATGGGTGGCATGGCCTTCGGCTCGCAGCTGGGCCAGGCGCTGGGGACGTTGTCCAAGGAGGTGCTGACGTCCACCGACATCGGCCTGCCGCTGGGGCCGTCCGGTGTCGCCGCGCTGATGCCCGAGGCCGTCGAGGCGTTCGGCGAAGGTCTCGAGCAGCCGCGCAGCGAGGTGCTGACATTCCTCGCGGCGCGTGAAGCAGCCCACCACCGGCTTTTCAGCCACGTGCCGTGGCTGGCCAGCCAGCTGCTCAGCGCCGTCGAAGCCTTTGCCAAGGGCATGAAGATCGACATGAGCGGCTTCGAGGAGATGGCCTCCGGCCTGGACCCGGCGGCGCTGATGGGCGACCCGGGCGCCATGGAAAAGCTGCTGAGCCAGGGCATGTTCGAACCGAAGGCCACCCCCGAGCAGGCCGCGGCGCTGGAACGACTGGAGACGCTGCTGGCGCTCATCGAGGGCTGGGTGCAGACCGTCGTCACCGCCGCACTCGGTGAGCGGCTGCCCGGCACGTCGGCGCTGAGCGAGACGCTGCGTCGTCGTCGCGCCACCGGCGGACCCGCCGAGCAGACCTTCGCGACCCTCGTGGGCCTGGAACTGCGGCCGCGCAAGATGCGCGAGGCCGCCACCCTGTGGGAGAAGCTGACCGACGCCGTCGGCGCCGACAAGCGCGACGCCGTCTGGCAACACCCCGATCTGCTGCCCAGCGCCGCCGATCTGGACGAGCCCGCGGCCTTCATCGACCAGGCGCTCGGCGGCGACACCTCGGATCTCGATCAGGCGCTGGCCGATCTGGAGAAGGACCTCAAGCGGTCCGCCGACGAGGACGCGGGAGACGACCCAGCCGAGGGCTGAGTGCCTGTGGATAACTGATTCGCCGAATCGGCGTGCTGTTGGCACAGTTGGCCCATGACCACGTCTCGTCAGACCCTGAACCCGGCCATGCCGGTGTTGCAGCGGCCCGACGGGACGGTGCAGCTCGGCTGGGACCCGCGGCGCGCCATCGGCATTCGGCCTCCGGACGGGTTGACGGTCGGTGACCTGGCGGACTTGCTGCGCGGCATGCAGAGCGGCGTCGACGCCGAGAGCAGCCAGGCGCTCGCGCTGGCGGCCGGGCTGACCGACGTCGACGGCTGGACCGGCTTGGTCGACGCTCTGAACTCAGCGGGACTGTTGCAGACGGCGCCGGATACCGGCCGGCGACCGGTGTCGGTACGCATTCACGGCAGCGGTCCCCTCTCGGACCTGTTGGCCGGCGCCTTGAATTGTTCCGGAACCCGGGTGCGCACCAGCCGATTCGGCCACGTGGCCGTCACGCGGGACGCCGCCGATCTGGTGGTGCTGTCCGATTTCCTGGTCGCCGACCGCCGTCTGGTGCGCGACCTGCACCGTGCCGGGGTCCCGCATCTGCCGGTGCGGATCCGGGACGGCACCGGGCTGATCGGTCCCCTCGTTCTGCCCGGGGCGACGAGCTGCCTGAACTGTGCCGACCTCCACCGCAGCGACCGCGACGCGTCGTGGCCGGTGCTGGCCGCCCAATTGGAGGGCACCGTCGGCAGCGCCGACCGGGCGACGGTACTGGCCACCGCGGCGGTGGCGCTCAACCAGGTGGACCGGGTGATCGACGCGATCCGCGGCGGCGGGGCCCGCGCAGAACCACCGCCGACGCTCGATGCCACCCTCGAATTCGACATCGGCTCGCGGACCACGGTGGTGCGCCGGTGGTCGCGTCATCCGCTGTGTGACTGGTGCGATCGACTGTCGTGACAACACGCGTTGCCATGTCGCTGCCGTGCACTCAGCAACGTCATGGATGATGTGAATGTGGCTGATATCAAACGGGGCAGTGTGGCACGCAACGCGAAGCTCGCCGGTCTGGCCGGCGGCATGGCGGGACGGGCGGCGCTGGGGTTGGGCAAGCGTCTGGCGGGCAGGTCCAAGGACGAGGTGACCGCCGAGCTGATGGACAAGGCGGCCAACCAGCTGTTCACCGTGCTGGGTGAACTCAAGGGCGGTGCGATGAAGGTCGGCCAGGCCCTGTCGGTGATGGAGGCGGCGATTCCCGAGCAGTACGGCAAGCCGTACCGCGAGGCGCTGACCAAGCTGCAGCGTGAAGCCCCGCCCCTGCCGGCCGCCAAGGTGCACCGCGTGCTCGACGCGCAGCTGGGCACCAAGTGGCGCGACCGCTTCCAGTCGTTCGACGACACCCCGGTCGCGTCGGCCAGCATCGGCCAGGTACACAAGGCCGTCTGGTCCGACGGCCGCGAGGTCGCGGTCAAAATCCAGTACCCCGGCGCCGACGAGGCGCTGCGTGCCGACCTGAAGACCATCCAGCGTCTGGTCGGCGTCTTCAAGCAGCTGGCGCCCGGCGCCGATGTCCAGGGCGTCGTCGACGAGCTGATCGACCGCACCGAGATGGAACTGGACTACCGGCTGGAGGCCGACAACCAGCGGGCGTTCGCCAAGGCCTACGCCGGGCACCCGCACTTCAAGGTGCCGGCGATCGTGGCCAGCGCGCCGAAGGTCGTCATCGCCGAATGGATGGACGGCATCCCGATGTCGGTCATCATCCGGGAGGGCACCGTCGAGCAGCGCGACCTGATGGGTACCCGGCTGTCGGAGCTGACATTCGACGCGCCGGCGCGCCTGGAGATCATGCACGGGGACACCCACCCCGGGAACTTCATGCTGCTGCCCGACGGTCGCATGGGCGTCATCGACTTCGGCGCGGTGGCGCCACTGCCCGGTGGGCTGCCGACCGCGATCGGCGAGATGATCAGCCTGGCGCGGGACAAGAACTACGACAAACTGCTGCCGGTGATGGAGGAAGCCGGGTTCATCCAGCCGGGCGAAGAGGTCCCGATCTTCGAGGTCGACAACATGCTGCGGCAGTACGTCGAGCCGATCCAGACCGATGTCTTCCACTACACGCGGCGCTGGATCATGAAAATGGCTGCGGGCCAGTTGGACAACGGCGTGAACCAGATCAAGATGGCCCGTCAGCTCGACATGCCGCCGAACCTGGTCATCCCGCTGCGCGTGATCGCGTCGACCGTGGCGATCTGCTGTCAGCTGGACGCCCACGTCCCCGTGAAAGCCATTGCCACGGAACTGGTTCCGGGCTTCACGCCTTAGTCAACGGCGATTACGCGGCCGCTCGGCGCCGGCGAGCGGCCGCGTAATGCACGCCAAACACGGTGTGTCGGTGTACAAACACGGCCGCTCGCGGTTGGTGCCCCCCGATGTTGGGCCGCGGGGTCATGCCGCGACGACGTCCTTGCGCGGACGACCGCGCGGACGCTTGCGTGCGATGACGGCGCCGCGCTCGAGGATCTCCCCACCCCAAACACCCCACGGCTCTTCACGTTCCAGCGCCTCGTTGAGGCACTGGAGTCGGATCGGGCAGTCGGCGCACAGCGCCTTGGCCTGTTCCAGCTGAGTGGGGTTGTCAGCGAACCACATATCGGGGTCGCCGACATGACATGGCACCGCCAGCCTTTGTCGGCAAGTCTGGCTAGTCATGTCCTCATCACCTACTTCCTGGTCGTCTTGCGTCTCATCTGTCTGATGGATCGGTGACCAGGTGGTGGTTTTGAGGTTGTGCCCCAAAAACTTTGGCCACGGATCCGGTGGTTTCGGGTCCGTGGCCAGGTTTTGGCTGTTGTGGGCGCTACCTAAGTAGTGCCTCGCTTCACGGACGCGAAGGTCTTGGCGTTGCGCTTGCGCTGCGGGATGTCGGCGACATGTCCAGCCGTCGCGAGACGTGCCGCCGGCATAGCGGCGGCTGCAGCGACAGCGGGAACGGCGGGGACGTCGACGATCTGATGCCAACCGGCGCCGACGCGCGATACCGCCTCATAGGCGGCAGCGGTCAACGGCGCACGGGAACCAGAGACAGCGAGGACAGCGCCACGGGACGCATCAAAACTGATCATCGGGGCCACCTCCTCAGCGGTCGACTGCGGATTCACACGGTGCGAATTCGCGGGTTTTCGTTGCGGCTTCGAGGCTAGACGTTACCACCAAAATCAGGCAAGCGATTTTTTGACCAGCAGTTTTGGCGCAATTTGCGTCATGTTTGGCGCAATTTAGTGGGGCTAACGGGACGCGTTCACCAATGCCAGCACATCGGGTCCGTATTGCTCCAGCTTGCGCGCACCGATCCCGGGAATGGCCACCAACGCGGCATTGTCGGCCGGCAGGGCCTCGGCGATCGCGATCAGGGTGTTGTCGGTGAACACCACGTAGGCGGGCACCTTCATCTCCTGCGCGGTACGCAGGCGCCATTCCTTGAGCCGGCCGAGCAGCTCCTCGTCCAGGTTCGACGGGCACGATTCGCAGCGCCGCAACAGGATCGCGGTCGACGACGTCAACGCCGCGTTGCAAACCCGGCAGCGCGGCGCCGGACCCCGTTTACGTTGCGGCTGTTGGGGTTCCCGTCGACTCTGCGGTGTCAGCCCGTTGAGGAACCGCGAGGGCTTACGGCTCTGCCGCCCGCCGGCGGCCCGGGCGAGCGCCCACGAAATCGTCAAATGCACTCTGGCCCTGGTGATTCCGACGTAGAAGAGGCGGCGCTCCTCCTCGACGGGTTCGCTGTCCGCGCCGTGCGACAGAGCGTGCGAGATGGGCAGCGTGCCGTCGACCAGACCGACCAGGAACACCGCATCCCACTCGAGGCCCTTGGCGGCGTGCAGCGACGCCAGCGTGACGCCCTGCACCACCGGTGGGTGCCGCGAATCGGCGCGCTGGCGCAGCTCGACGAGCAGTCCCTGCAGGTCCAGGTTGGGACGCACCGCGACTTCCTGCTCGACCAATTCGACCAAGGCCAACAACGCATCCCAGCGTTCCCGGGCCTTGGTACCCGCCGGTGGCTCGGCCGTCAGGCCCAGCGGTTCCAGCAGATCCCGGACCAACTGGGGCAGCTCGACACCGGCGACGTCACCCTGGTGTCCCGCCGCGCGCTGCAGCGCCAGCAACGACTGCCGAATCTCCTGGCGGCTGAAGAAGCCCTCACCCCCGCGCACCTGGAACGCCACCCCGGCCGCGGTGAGCGCCTCCTCGTACACCTCGGACTGCGCGTTGATGCGGTACAGCACCGCGATTTCCGAAGGGGCAGTTCCGGATTGGATGAGCTTCTTGATGGCGGCGGCGACCGCGTTGGCCTCGGCGACCTCGTCGGGATGTTCCCGGAACACCGGCTTGGGCCCCGGATCGCGCTGACCGATGAGCTGCAACCGGCTGGCGGCCATCCGGCCGGACGCCGCCGAGATCACCTGATTGGCCAGCGACACCACCTGCGGCGTGCTGCGGTAGTCGCGCTCCAGCCGGATCAGCGCCGCATCGGGGAACCGCCGCGAGAAGTCGAGGAGGTATTGCGGGGTGGCGCCGGTGAACGAGTAGATGGTCTGGTTGGCGTCACCGACCACCGTCAGGTCGTCGCGCTCCCCCACCCAGGCGTTGAGCACCCGCTGTTGCAGCGGGGTGACGTCCTGGTACTCGTCGACGACGAAGCAGCGGTAGCGGTCGCGGAATTCGCCGGCGACGGCGGCGTCGTTCTCGATGGCGGCGGCGGTGTGCAACAGCAGGTCGTCGAAGTCCAGCAGCGCCGATCCGTCGCGCCGGGCCTTGAGGCCCTCGTACCCGGCATACACCGCGGCGACCTTGGCGGCGTCGAACGGGATGTCCCGCTCGATCTTGGCGACCTGCTCCGGGTACAACTCGGGACTGATGAGGGACGACTTGGCCCATTCGATCTCACCGGCCAGGTCGCGCACGTCGTCGGTACTGGCCTGAATACCCGCCCGATTGGCCGCCTGTGCGACCACCGCGAACTTGCTGTCGAGCAACTCCCAGCCGGTGTCGCCGACCACCCGCGGCCAGAAGTACCGCAGCTGGCGCAGCGCCGCGGCGTGGAACGTCATGGCCTGGACGGCCCCGGTGCCTTGTGCTCCGTCGATCTCGTTTTCCAGGCTGCGGAGGCGGCCGCGCATCTCTCCGGCGGCGCGCTGGGTGAACGTCACGGCCAGCACCTGACTCGGCGCGACGTGTCCGGCGGCGACGAGATAGGCGATGCGGCGGGTGATGGTGCGGGTCTTGCCCGTGCCGGCACCGGCCAGCACGCACACCGGGCCGCGCGGCGCGAGGACGGCCTCACGCTGTTCGTCGTCGAGGTCCTCGAGGAGTGTGGACGGCGGGGCCTCGGCTGGCATGGCCTCCATCATGGCAGGCGGGTGTGACACACGAGGCACCGCTGGGCGG
Proteins encoded in this region:
- a CDS encoding cupin domain-containing protein, producing the protein MDSVAGDAAWFGPNAPGYAWKSVADVDPVEIFPGITARLLWRGEDGAKAAVTTIAPGAVWGDEDHHSPGPEEVYVVSGVFNDGVNDYPAGTFLHAPAGSWHIPQSASGCVLFLFYPQG
- a CDS encoding UPF0182 family protein; this encodes MGMRPAARMPKLTRRSRILVGIALLIVGLLMVGPRLVDAYVDWLWFGEVGFRSVFSTVLVTRLVVFLVAGVFIGAVAFGGMALAYRSRPVFVPASGPNDPVARYRATVLSRLRLFAIGVPAFIGLLGGFVAQTYWVRVQLFLHGGSFGITDPEFGKDLGFYAFDLPFYRLVLGYLFVGVFLMLVGNLLGHYVFGGIRLSGRQGALSRAARMQLVSLVGILVLLKAVAYWFDRYELLSHTRAGKPFTGAGYTDINAVLPAKLILLAIAVICAVAVFSALVLRDLRIPAIGLVLLLLSSVIVGAGWPMLVEQFSVKPNAAQKERDYISRSITATRDAYGLTGDSVTYRDYSGNAPATAEQVAADRATTSNIRLLDPTIVGPAFTQFQQGKNFYSFPDQLSIDRYNGPDGKLRDFVVAARELNPDRLIDNQRDWINKHSVYTHGNGFIASPANTVRGIANDPNQNGGYPEFLASVVGANGAAVSPGPAPLDQPRIYFGPVIASAPSDYAIVGKNGADREYDYETNTETKNYTYGGTGGVDIGNWLARSVFAAKFAERNFLFSSVIGPNSKILFNRDPAHRVEAVAPWLTTDSTVYPAIVNKRMVWIVDGYTTLDNYPYSELTSLSSATADSNEVAVNRMLPDKQVSYIRNSVKATVDAYDGTVTLYEQDEHDPVLQAWMKVFPDTVKPKSAISKELAEHLRYPEDLFKVQRMLLAKYHVNDPVTFFSTSDFWDVPLDPNPTASSFQPPYYIVAKDLATGGDSSSFQLTTAMNRFRRDFLAAYISASSDPATYGKITVLTIPGQVNGPKLAFNAISTDTAVSQDLGVIGRDNQNRIRWGNLLTLPVGQGGLLYVAPVYASPGASDAASSYPRLIRVAMMYNDKVGYGPTVRDALNGIFGPGAGATATGPAPTDVPAGTPPPAAVPGAVQPPAAGPQPPPVAVQSPGVPLTLSPAKAAALQDVNAALDGMRAAQQSGNFAQYGAALQKLDDAMARYRDAK
- a CDS encoding PDZ domain-containing protein, whose amino-acid sequence is MNRRISTLVVALVPIIVFVVLVSVVTVPFVSLGPGPTFDTLGEVDGKKVVDIKGDVKVHPTSGHLNMTTVSQSDGLTLGQALALWMSGREQLVPRDLVYPPDKSKEQVDKANNADFKNSEEDAEYAALSYLKYPKAVTVQAVADPGPSAGQLRPGDAIDAVNGIPVATVEEFTGLLKKTKPGDHVVLDYRRKNAGIGVTTITLGTNKDRDYGYLGTTVLNAPWAPFVIDFNLANIGGPSAGLMFSLAVVDKLTDGNLNGGKFVAGTGTIGDDGKVGPIGGITHKMLAAREAGATVFMVPAENCAEAVSARLDGLGLIKVENLSGAVDALHAVSAGGEPPRC
- a CDS encoding zinc-dependent metalloprotease, translated to MADLPFGFSSGEDPDRDKSKKEPGPGSSGGSSDPFGFGNAFGGPGGAGMPDLGQIFTQLGAMFSGAGASMNNPQSGPVNYDLARKLASNSIGFVKPVPEQTATAISDAVHLAETWLDGVTALPAGTTRAVAWTPSDWLDNTLNTWKRLCDPVAEQLSTVWVSALPEEAKAMAGPLLAMMSQMGGMAFGSQLGQALGTLSKEVLTSTDIGLPLGPSGVAALMPEAVEAFGEGLEQPRSEVLTFLAAREAAHHRLFSHVPWLASQLLSAVEAFAKGMKIDMSGFEEMASGLDPAALMGDPGAMEKLLSQGMFEPKATPEQAAALERLETLLALIEGWVQTVVTAALGERLPGTSALSETLRRRRATGGPAEQTFATLVGLELRPRKMREAATLWEKLTDAVGADKRDAVWQHPDLLPSAADLDEPAAFIDQALGGDTSDLDQALADLEKDLKRSADEDAGDDPAEG
- a CDS encoding TOMM precursor leader peptide-binding protein, with translation MTTSRQTLNPAMPVLQRPDGTVQLGWDPRRAIGIRPPDGLTVGDLADLLRGMQSGVDAESSQALALAAGLTDVDGWTGLVDALNSAGLLQTAPDTGRRPVSVRIHGSGPLSDLLAGALNCSGTRVRTSRFGHVAVTRDAADLVVLSDFLVADRRLVRDLHRAGVPHLPVRIRDGTGLIGPLVLPGATSCLNCADLHRSDRDASWPVLAAQLEGTVGSADRATVLATAAVALNQVDRVIDAIRGGGARAEPPPTLDATLEFDIGSRTTVVRRWSRHPLCDWCDRLS
- a CDS encoding AarF/ABC1/UbiB kinase family protein, which translates into the protein MDDVNVADIKRGSVARNAKLAGLAGGMAGRAALGLGKRLAGRSKDEVTAELMDKAANQLFTVLGELKGGAMKVGQALSVMEAAIPEQYGKPYREALTKLQREAPPLPAAKVHRVLDAQLGTKWRDRFQSFDDTPVASASIGQVHKAVWSDGREVAVKIQYPGADEALRADLKTIQRLVGVFKQLAPGADVQGVVDELIDRTEMELDYRLEADNQRAFAKAYAGHPHFKVPAIVASAPKVVIAEWMDGIPMSVIIREGTVEQRDLMGTRLSELTFDAPARLEIMHGDTHPGNFMLLPDGRMGVIDFGAVAPLPGGLPTAIGEMISLARDKNYDKLLPVMEEAGFIQPGEEVPIFEVDNMLRQYVEPIQTDVFHYTRRWIMKMAAGQLDNGVNQIKMARQLDMPPNLVIPLRVIASTVAICCQLDAHVPVKAIATELVPGFTP
- a CDS encoding WhiB family transcriptional regulator, which codes for MTSQTCRQRLAVPCHVGDPDMWFADNPTQLEQAKALCADCPIRLQCLNEALEREEPWGVWGGEILERGAVIARKRPRGRPRKDVVAA
- a CDS encoding ATP-dependent DNA helicase UvrD2; the encoded protein is MPAEAPPSTLLEDLDDEQREAVLAPRGPVCVLAGAGTGKTRTITRRIAYLVAAGHVAPSQVLAVTFTQRAAGEMRGRLRSLENEIDGAQGTGAVQAMTFHAAALRQLRYFWPRVVGDTGWELLDSKFAVVAQAANRAGIQASTDDVRDLAGEIEWAKSSLISPELYPEQVAKIERDIPFDAAKVAAVYAGYEGLKARRDGSALLDFDDLLLHTAAAIENDAAVAGEFRDRYRCFVVDEYQDVTPLQQRVLNAWVGERDDLTVVGDANQTIYSFTGATPQYLLDFSRRFPDAALIRLERDYRSTPQVVSLANQVISAASGRMAASRLQLIGQRDPGPKPVFREHPDEVAEANAVAAAIKKLIQSGTAPSEIAVLYRINAQSEVYEEALTAAGVAFQVRGGEGFFSRQEIRQSLLALQRAAGHQGDVAGVELPQLVRDLLEPLGLTAEPPAGTKARERWDALLALVELVEQEVAVRPNLDLQGLLVELRQRADSRHPPVVQGVTLASLHAAKGLEWDAVFLVGLVDGTLPISHALSHGADSEPVEEERRLFYVGITRARVHLTISWALARAAGGRQSRKPSRFLNGLTPQSRREPQQPQRKRGPAPRCRVCNAALTSSTAILLRRCESCPSNLDEELLGRLKEWRLRTAQEMKVPAYVVFTDNTLIAIAEALPADNAALVAIPGIGARKLEQYGPDVLALVNASR